CGGCCTCGACGACGTCGAGCACGGTGATCGACCCAGGGGAGCGAGCGAGGATGTAACCCCCCGCTTTTCCCTGGACGGAGCGGATCAGCCCGGCGCCGGAGAGGGCCTGGAGCTGTTTAGCGAGGTAACTGGGCGAGACATCATGCAGCTGGGCGAGCCGCGCGGCGGGAGCTGGTTCGTCCACCGAGGTCAGCACGACACAGCAGTGCAGTGCCCACTCGACTCCGCCCGACATCTTCACTCCGTCAGTCAATCACACTGCCGACTTGACTCGGATACATAGTGTCCGTGTATTTTCTCGGATATAACGTGTCCGAGATTGTGGACATAGGTATCCAGAAGGGGAGGAACAGGTCGTGAAGTTCGCAGTCATCGGCGGGACCGGGCTAATTGGGTCGCACGTCGTGGAGGACTTGAGGGCGGCAGGGCACGACGCCGTGCCGCACTCGAGGTCCACCGGGGGTCGACATCATCACCGGACAGGGTCTGGAGGAGTCGCTGGCCGGCGCTGATGTGGTCGTCAACCTGACCAATTCCCCGACCTTCGACGAGGCCTCGCTCGCGTTCTTCCAGGCCTCGATGGACAATCTCTTGGCCGCGGCCGAGAAGGCGGGCATCGGGCACTTCGTCATCCTGTCGATCGTCGGCGTCGACCAGGTTTCCGGGCTTGACTACTATCGCGCCAAGACGTTGCAGGAGGATCTCCTCAAGGCTGGTCCGGTTCCGTACTCCATCGTCCGGGCTACTCAGTTCATGGAGTTCATCGACTCGGTCCTGTCCTGGACCGCCGACGACGACACCGTCCGCCTGCCCGAAACGCTGCTGCAGCCCGTCGCAGCGGCTGATGTTGCCGCCACCGTCGCGGAGGTTGCAGCCGGCGCGCCCCTGAACGGAACCCTCGACCTGGGTGGCCCGGACACCTACCCGCTGGATGAGTTGGGTCGCATCACCCTTGCCGCCAAGGGCGACAGCCGCACGGTGACGGTCGACAACAACGCAGGCGTGTTCGGCGCCGTAACCGACGCCGTCCTCACCACCAAGGACGGGGCCCGCATCGCTCCCACTCGCTACGCGGACTGGCTGAAGTAGTCCAGCGGGAAGCCTCGATCACTGCGGCTGAACCTCGGAGTCAGCGGGTGCGGCTCGACCTGCGACGAGGGGCCTTGCGCACCCGGGACCTGGTCGTGCGTCTGGTCTTCGCCGTGTTCGGCCTGCTGGCGATCCATCAGGCCCTCGGTGTCGACGTCCGCGAAGCCCGCCGCCACAGCGGCACGACCACCGAGCTGTCCTACCTTGGCCGCCCGCTGCGCAAGCTGCGCGATGCATGCTGTCCTGGACGGGCTGGGCGAGCCGGAGCGGGACGCGCTGCAACGTCGCCGCGAGCGGGCCGCCGACCGATACACCCGGCTGCTGAGCGAGGGCAAACCCCAGGGCGATGGCAAGCGCCGGTGGTCGGCCGCGGCGCGGTGGACGCGCAAGGTGCACCGCGCCCGCCGGCGGGCGAACCTGCACGACCCGGCGCAGCAAGCGCGCGCGGTCCGCGTGATACAGCACGAACGGGCGGACGACGAGCTGATGAACGCCCGACTTCCGAAGCTGGTCGACCTCCCGACCACGCCGGCCGCCCCCGCCACCGCGGGCGCGGCCGACCGGGCGGCAGTCGAGCAGCCCGGCGAGCGACCTGATGCCTGGTGGAACGCAGCAGGCAGACCGTCGAATGATCCAGACCACTTCGCAAACGCCCGAGAACGTGACAGTGGCGCGGACACGGCAAGTTTTACAGATCTCTCCTGCGGAAACAGCGATCAGAAGTGGGTGTCTCGCGACGGATCGTTTTAGGCATCGTCTGGGCACGAGCCGAACTGAGTGGTGACACGCCGGCGGGGAAGCCGGCGCCGATGATCAGGCTCAGCTTGGGCACGGTCGGAGGGGGCGGGATGTTGGCCGCCAGGGGGTTCTCGCCGTCGCCTCCCAGCTGGACCGCAAACTACATCCGCGAGAAGCCCCTCTGCTTCCCGGCGTTCTTGCCGGTGCGGATCGTCGGCTTCGTCGCGATCTCGGGCATCGGGACACCCTTGTCCTGTAGGGCGCCGGCGAAGACGAGCATTGCCTCGTCGATGACCCTGGGCCGGCGCTGTGGTTGCCTTCCGCGGCGGCTTGCTGGCCCTACACTGTTCATGGCATCGCTCTACCGCGCCCTGGTCGACTCGCCCTGAACCATCGCCCGCTGGACTGTGCGCTCAGTTCCGAGCATGTGCGCTTCGACGTGGACTTGGGCCCAAAAAAAGTCGCAATGTTCGAATTCTCTAGAATGTATATATTTGCTGTAAAAACTGTGTATCTAGGGGAATTGTCAGGCATTTTGCGCAGGATCCCCGGAAAATCAGATAGCACTCTTGTCAGGGCCGGGCCAGTGGTACGCCCGCAAGATCGCGTATCTAATACGCCCGCGTGACATCGCGAAGGACCACCCCGACGGTCTTCGTTCGCGAGCTGACCAAGCCTCGTGCCATGGCGTTCGCGACGTACCCGGCGAGCTGGCTGGGTTGAGGATCCTCGTCGGTGTAGCTCAAGGTGAGATCTATCTTGCTGCGTGCGAGGCTCGCGATGTGGTCTGCTGGTGATCACGGGTAGGCTCGCGCCACAGTTGCGATGGACCGGGTCATCGTGGCAGGAGCTTGGGTGCTGGCCGGTGGCCTCCTCGTCGTCGCGGGAGTCAGGAAACTCCTCCGCAGCCGATGACAGAACCAGGTCAGACCCGTCCGCCCGGGCTAACCGGACTCGTCGCGGTCGAGCATCGCCGCGTAAGCCGCCGTCATGACCCAGCCGTATGCGATGTGTGGCACCACGTCGGACACCCAGTCCGACAGCGACCAGTTGCGCGGGTTCGACACCCCGATCGCCGCCATCGGCGCGGCCGACACGGCGATGGCGCCCGCGGTGGTGGCCGCTCCGGCCGTCGTCGCGGAGGGCCGCCAGCCCGCCGCCCGGATGGCGCCGTAACCCGTCCCCACCACCAGACCGGACACGATGCCGAGCAACGCACCCGCCCCCGAAACCCGGCTTTCCCGCCCGTCGGCGGGGATCGTGATACCGGCCAAGTCGGCCAACCGCGTCACACTCTGCTCCGGGGTCCGGCTGGCCGGCCTGCCGCGCAGCACCATGTCCAGGTAGGTGACGGCGTGCAACGCCGTCGTACCCGCCGCCCCAGCGGCGAGGCCACGGAGAATCGATCTCATCATGCCGACGGGTGCCCGCACTCACACCGGCGAAACCCGAACGCCCGGCGCGGCGATGGCACGGGGGTCGTTGTCGACAGGAACGAGGAGCGGCCGAGCAGGTCGACCCGGGAGCCCGCGAACGGCGGCAGATGTGCCGCCTCGAGCAAGGGATAGCGGTCGCTCAGCCGGTATGGAACAGGGCGGCGCTTCTGCTTCACCACTTCACCGGCAACCACGATCGACGCGTTACGCCGGGTGAACCGAGTCAGACTCGCCCAGCGCCAGCCGTCCCCGCGAGGGCGAGCATGACCGTGCCGGAACCCGCGCCGACGGCCCGGCGAGCACGAGGTCGCCGGGCCCACACGCCGCCGTTACGCCCGGCGAAGAGGCCGAAGGGTGGAGCACCGAATTTTGCGGCGCCCCACCCTGGCCGGCGATCAGAGACCGGCGAGCACCGCGAACGGATCGGCCCCGCCACCGTTGTCGAGGGCGGCGATGCGGCGGCCCAGGGTGAAGGCGGCGCCGGGGGCGAGCGTGATCTGCCGCTGCGTCATGGCCCAGATGCCGCACGCGTACACCGTGAAGCCCGGTTCGTCGTAGAGCAAGCCGTAGGTCTGGCGGTCGGAGCCGGTCATGCCCAGCCACGGGGCGGTGGGGGTGAAGTCGGCGGGCGCGGAGGCGGTGATGGTGCCGTGGCCGGCGATGCCGCTGCGCTGGCCGGTGCCGTCGTGGTCGAGGACGTCGCCGAGCCAGAACGTGCGGGCCGCGTCGGCGGTGTTGGTGAACACGGTCTCCGCGCGCACCCACGGCTCGCCCGTGCGCACGCCGAACGTGGTCACCACGCCGATGCCCGCCACCGCGGTACTCGCGCCGGTCACCCGGACCTCGGTCGGCGAGATGAGCTCGACGGCGGTGGCCCGCACGGTCAGCTGCTGCCACGCGTTGCCGCCCCGCGGCTGCGCCGCCGAGGCGTAGGGCAGGTTCATCCAGTCGAGCTGGTCGAGGTGCCCGAGCGCGGCGAGGTCGAGCGGCTTGCCCAGCGTGACACCGGGCAGCTGCGGGTCGGTGGTGCCGGCCGAAATCGCCAGCGCCAGCAGGTCGTTGGCCAGCACGAAATCCGACGCGGTGGCCTGCGACTGCGGGCCGGGCACCGTGCGGCCCGTCGCCGCGCCGGCCACCGACCGCGTCAGCCGAAAGTCCACTGTGGACCCGCCGGTCGCGCCGATTTGCACCGGCACGGACGCCAGGTCGTAGCCGACCCCGTTGACGCGCAAGGTGTAGGCGCCGGCAGGGGCGAAGGCGACGTACTCGCCGGCCGGGTCGGTCGTGACGGCGACGAGGCGCGACCCGTCCTCCCGGTGCACGGCGACCTCGACATTGCCCAGCGGCTTGCCGTTCGCGCGGTCGGTGACCACCCCGGCCAGGCCGTCGCCGTCGTCGACGCGGTACGCGCCCGGCACGCCGTCGCGCACCTCGTAGGCCGCGATCGTGTAGGCGGGCGACGCCGCGTCGCTCGCGTTGAGCACGATCCGCAGGTCGCTGCGCCACTTCTCGCGGGTGACCACGCACTTCACGTAGCCGCGGTAGGTGCCGTTGTAGAACTTGACGTGCGGGTTCGCCGGCAGGCCCAGTCGGACGTCGGCGTCCCAGCCGGCGCCCGACGAGATCGACGTGCCCACGAATTCGGTGGCGATCGTGCGTGAGTGCGGGTCGTCGAAGTCGGTCTTGAGATCGTTGACCCAGTGCGTATGCCAGTCGCCGCTCAGCACCACCGGGTTGGCGGGCCGCTCGCGGGCGATGAAGTCGAGGATGCGCGCGCGGGCCGGCGGGTAGCCGTCCCACTGGTCCAGGTTGACGATCTTGCCCGGCCCGAGGTCGTAGTCGAACTGCGCCATGATGGTCTGCTGCGCGATCACGTTCCAGGTGGCCTTCGACGCGGCGAGCCCGTCGAGCAGCCAGCGCTCCTGCTCGGGTCCGGTGAGCGTGCGCGCCGGGTCGAACACCTCGCCGGTCGGTTCCTTGCGGCCGTCGCCCAGCGCCTGGTCGGAGCGATACTGGCGCGTGTCGAGGATGCTGAACTCCGCGAGCCGGCCGAAGCTCATCCGCCGGTACATCAGCGCGTCCGGACCGTGTGCCTGCTGCTCGGGGCGCATCGGCAGGTGCTCGTAGTACGCCTGGTAACCGTTGGCGCGCCGCTCCAGGAACGGCCGGCCGTCCCCGGCGCCGCCCGCGACGTCGCCGGCGTAGTTGTTCTGCACCTCGTGGTCGTCCCAGGTGAGGAAGAACGGGAACCTCGCGTGTGCCGCGCGCAGGTCCGGGGAGGTCTTGTACAGCGCGTGCAGCCGACGGAACTCGTCGAGGCCGCCCTTTGTGGTCTCGTAGATGTAGTCGCCGAGGTGCACGACGAAGTCGAGGTCCTGCCCGGCCAGGTCGCGGTAGGCCGGGTACGGCCCGCCCGCCCACGACTGGCACGACACGAACGCGAACCGCATCACGTCCGGCTTCGCCCCGGGCGCCGGCAGCGTGCGCGTGCGGCCGGTACGGCTGCGGACGCCGTCAGCCGTGAAGCGGTACCAGTACCACCGATCCGGCGCCAGGTCTGTCGCCAGCACGTGCACGGTGTGCGCCGACTCGGGCATCGCGGTGACCGCCCCGCGCGCGATCACGTGGCGGAACCCTTCGTCGCGCGCCAGCTCCCACGTCACCTGCACGGGCTCGGCCGGCATTCCGCCGGTCGCCGCGTCCAGGGGGTCCGGCGCGAGCCGCGTCCACAGCACCACGCTCGTGTGGTCGGGCTCGCCGGAAGCCACCCCCAGGGTGAACGGCGCGGGGTCCAGCTCCGCCGCTTCCGCGAGCTGCCCCGCCCCCAGCGCCACCGCACCGACCGTGCCACCGGCCAGCGTCAGGAACCGCCGCCGATCCAGAGAAAACGTCGCCATCTGTCCGTCTCGTCCGTTCTGTCGCTCAAACCTCGGCGAGCGTGCCGGACCCAGGTGCCGACCTCGTGGCGGCGAGGTGAACGGCTCCGGTACACCGGACGTCCGGTGTCGGTGGTCGGCAGAAGACTTCCCAGTCCGCCCCCAGCGATCGCCCGGAAGAGCTTGGGTACCGCGGCTTCATCAGAATTCGAAGGCAGCGGCGCAGAGCTCTTTTTGACCTCCCTCGAAGTGCGCAGCCTGCAGGAACTGATGGCCGCCGGAGCGCTCGCGTGCCGACAGGGCACTTTGATGCCCGGGGCTGGTCACGATGTCGAGGATGATGTCGACGATCGGCCGGCGTTCGACCACCCAGGCGTCCGACCGGCGGACAGGAGTGTCGCCCGCGAGGACGACCCGACCGACCTCGAACCGCCGAGCGAGGTGGTGGTTCAACGCGAAGGAACGGGTCTTGACGCGTTGCGTTGCCGTGGAGTGGGTGCGTCACATTCGGTTCGCGCAGGCGATGCAAGTCCGCCTCGCCGGCAGGGCGGCGAGCCGGCCTTCGGAGATCGGGCCGCCGCAGCGTTCGCAGGTCTCGTAGACGCCCGCGTGCACCCGCTCGGCGGCTTGGCCGAGTGCCACGAGTTCGTCTTGGGCTTGCCTCAGCAGTGCCTGGACCTGCGCTCGTACCAGCACAGCCCACCGCAGTGCAGGACGCCGCGCTACCGTTGCGGCGCGCGTTCGCCGCGGGCCTCGTCATCGCTCACCGCGAACGTCGCGACCGTGTGGTGCAACGGCTTTCCGGACTGCAAAGGGGCCGAGGTCGAGGTGCCACGTCGCGCCTTCTACGCGTTCCCGAGAGTCCGAAGTGGACTATCTGCCCAGGAGCTGGTGTCCCGGCTCGCCGTGGGCGGCGTCCTCGTCCGTGCCGGCTCCGAGTACGGGCACTCGGGCGAGGGTCACCTCCGGCTTTCCCACGCGAGAGCCTGAAACTGCTGGACGAGGGTTTGAACCGGCTGTGTGCCGTGCTGATCAAAGGATTCCTGGTCTCCATCTTGCAGAGCAGCAAGATCATCGAACTGTACGGGTCCGCAGCTTTGCGGAGTGCGTCCTCCCCCGGTACGTGAAGGGGCCGCGCCTCCGATGCGCCCACCGAAGGCGGCCGTGCCAGCACGTCCGGTCGCTCGAAACCAAGGCACGCAAGTCCGACTCTGCGCGGCTCCAGCGGGTTTTGCTGAGCCGATCGGGCGAAAGAACGCGGCGTGAAACGACCATCGGGCTTGGTGGTATTCGACTCAGTCATCCCCGGCTTCGGAGGATCGGGCAGGAGTCCCCCGGACAGGATCGGTCGTGCGCAGCAAGTAGCGGCGCTCGGCGTAGGCGAGGTCGTCACGCCAGAGGCGCTCGGCGGTGCGGCGGATCAGCGGGCGAAGCGCACCGGCGGCCTTGCGCGCGACCGCGAACCCGGCCCGCTCGGAAGCCGCGACAACCGCTTCGATGACCGCAGTCCTCGGCCGCCCGTCCACGCCGACGCCCAACGGGGTGGCGTGGGTCTCGACCACACTCCCCACTCCTTCGCCTTCGACGATGCGCATCACCACGGTGCGCGGGCCGGGGCAGAAGAATTCGGCGACCACCGGTACTCCCCATCGCCCCGCCAGCCGGAAGGTCACCTCGACGAGGAACCGGTCGTCGACGTCTGTGCCGAGGGGTGCTTCGAGCACCTTGAGCCGAGCGAACGAGTACGGGTGGAACCAGGCGCCGTGCCACGGATCAAGGCGGTTCGCGACGACGTCGGCCGGCTCGCACACGCCTATCACGGTCGCCACCGCGTCCACGCTGCCGCTCTGCCGGGGCCGGGCCGGGACGGTGGGCTGCGCGGTCGGCGGTTCGCCGCCAAGCTGATCCAGCCGTGCCCAGACCAGCACACCGTCGTCGAAAACCGGGAGCGGCGACCAGCCCGCCCGTCGCCGGTCGCCGACCCGCAGGCCGTGCCAGCGGCACACCAGCTCGTCACAGTCGAGCCGGGCCTCGGCCAGCGGCGCGCCCAGGTGGGGGCACACACCCGGCCCGGCCCGTACGTCGCCGGAGCGCGTACGCCAGGCGACCAGTTCACGGCCGCCGATGCTCCGGCCGAACGGCCGGTCCGGCCGGACCTGACGGCTCGCGGCCAGCATGTACCAGTTCCCGGACGGCCGGGCCTCGGCCCGTTCCACGGCGGCGTCGATCACAGCGGGGTTGCATTCGGCGAACGTCGGTCGCTGCGCGGCCCACCGCGGCTCACCGAAAGGCCGGATCGGCCAGCCCTCCGGCCACCGCCGGTCGAGCCGGTGCCTGAACCCCATGGACCACGCTCCTGTCTGCGCCTCGCATTCGCTGTGCGCCGTCGTCGAAGTCGGTCGCCCCGATACGCATACCCGGCCGCGCCCGGGGTAACCGGTCCCGACGGGAGCAGGTGAACTTCCGCGTGACCAGACCGGCCGACACGGGGAGAGGAATTGGATGGCGACCACGCCGGAGAGCGTCATCCCGGCAGCGGCCGGCCCCCGCGATTGGCTGACCGCGCTCGGTGAGGGACTTTCCGCCCGCGTAGGTGAATTCGTCGCCCGACGCTGCGACGAGCAGTTCACCGGCCGGTGTGAAGGCGCACTCGCCGTCACAGCGCTGCCGGAATTCGTGCGCGGTGGCAAGTTTCTCCGGTCGATGTTCGCCTACGTCGGCTGGTGTTGCGGCGCGCCGGAAGATGACGCCGCCGTGAGGGCGGTCGCCAGTCTCGAACTACTGCACTGCTTCGCCCTTGCTCAGGACGACGTCATGGACGCTGCGGACCTGCGCCGCGGCAGACCGGCGCTGCACACGCAGTTCGCCCGCTGGCACCAGGACCAAGGCTGGAGTGGTTCACCGGCCCGTTTCGGCGAGTCCGCGGCGATCCTGTCCGGCGACTTGTTCCTGGTCTGGTCCGAACAGATGCTGCGCGAAAGCGGGCTACCGGCCGCAACTTTGTCGCGCGGATGGCCGCTCTACGACGCCATGCGCTCGGAACTGGCCACCGGACAGCTCGCCGACTTGGTCAACGACGCCCGAACCGTGCCGAGCTGGTTGGCAGTTCTGGACGTACTCCGCCGCAAGTCCGGCAACTACACCGTCCGGCGGCCTCTGGAGCTCGGCGCCGCGCTGGCCGGCTCCGACGCCCGGGTTTCCCGTGCCCTCGGTGTTTACGGCGGACTGGTCGGCGAGGCTTTCCAGTTCCGCGACGATGTCCTGGGCGTCTTCGGCGACCCGGATGTGACCGGCAAGCCCGTGGGACAGGATCTGCGCGACCGGAAGGCCTCCAGCGTCGTCGCGCTCGCGGTCACGATGGCCGACACCACGCTGCGGCGAGAGCTCGAGCGCCTCCTGAGCCGCGAAGCCGTCGACGACGCCACCGTGGTCGCAATGCGCGACGCCATCACCGCGTCCGGTGCGCCGGACCAGCTGGAGAAGCTGATCGACAAGCAGGTGCGGAGAGCCCTGGATGCGATCGACAGTGCGGACGTGCCGGCCCGGATGGCCGAAACGCTCGCCGTGCTCGCGGCACGCTGCACGGAGCGTGTCCGATGAGGACAGTACCGGGCAGGACCGATCGAATTGTCGTCGTCGGCGCCGGCCTTTCGGCACTTTCCGCGGCCTTGCACCTGGCCGGGCGCGGCCGGCGCGTCACGGTCGTCGAACGCGGTCCCGGCCCGGGCGGCCGCGTTGGCCGGCTGGAGCTGGGCGGCTACCGCCTCGACACCGGGCCCACCGTGCTGACCATGCCCGAAATCGTGCGGGACACTTTCGCCGCCGGCGGCGCCGAGATGACCACGTACTTGCCGATGCGCCGGCTGGATCCCGCCTACACCGCCTGCTTTGCCGACGGGAGCCGGTTGCCGGTCCACTCCGACGCCGAAGAGATGACCGAAGCAGTCCGCGACTTCGCCGGGCCGGCCGAGGCCGCCGGGTACCGCCGGTTGCAGAGGTGGCTCACGCGGCTCTACCGGGCCGAGTTCGACCGGTTCGTCGCGTCGAACATCGATTCGCCGCTGGGCCTCGTCTCCCGCGACCTGGCCCGGGTGGTCGCGCTCGGCGGGTTCCGCCGGCTCGACCCGAAGGTCTCCAGCTTCCTCGGCGACGAGCGACTGCGCCGTGTGTTCACCTTCCAAGCCCTCTACGCGGGTGAATCACCGATGAGGGCGCTCGCTCTCTACGCCGTGATCGCCTACATGGACACCGTCGGCGGCGTGTACTTTCCCGAAGGCGGCATCGGCGCCCTGCCCCGGGCGCTCGCCGCGGCCGCCGAGTCCGCCGGCGTGCGGTTCCGCTACGGCGAAGCGGCCGACACTCTCGAACGGTGCGGCGGGCGGGTGTCGGCGGTGCTGACCGGCTCGGGAGACCGGATCCCGTGCGACGCCGTCGTCCTCACCTGCGAACTACCCGAGAGCTACCGGTTGCTCGACCGGGCCCCGCTGCGTCCAAGCAGGCTCTCCCCGGGCCATCCGCGCTCGTCGTGCACGTGGGAGCGGCCGGGAACTGGCCCGACGTCGGGCACCACACCGTCTCCTTCGGCGACGCGTGGGCCGCGACTTTCCGGGAGCTGATCACGGAGGGACGGCAGATGAGCGGCCCGTCGCTGCTCATCACCCGGCCCACCGCGAGCGACCCGGCGCTGGCCCCGGCACACCGGCACCTGTTCTCGATCCTCGCACCGGCGCCGAACCTCGAACGCGGGCCGATCGACTGGAGCCGGGCAGCCGGCCCGGCCGCGGCGGCGCTGCTCGACGAAGTCCGCAAGCGCCTGCTGCCGGGACTCGAAGCGGACGTCTCGCACGTGATCAGCCCGGCGGACTGGGCCGCCCGGGGCATGGTCGCGGGCACGCCGTTCAGCTACGCGCACTCGTTCGGCCAAACGGGACCCTTCCGGCCGCGGAACCTGCCGCGAGGCGCGGAGAATGTCGTGCTCGCCGGCGCCGGGACGGTACCCGGCGTCGGTGTTCCGACCGTGCTGCTGTCCGGGCGACTGGCCGCCGACCGCATCACCGGGTCCGCACCCCGCCACGGAGCGGAGGACCCGCGATGACCCGCAAGGAACTCGACGCCGCCGGCATCCACGACCCGGCCCTGCGGTCGGCCTACCAGCGATGCCGGACGCTCAACGCGCGCCACGGCCGCACTTACTTTCTCGCGACCAGATTGCTGTCCCCGCCCCAGCGCCCGCCCGTCCACGCCTTGTACGGGTTCGCGCGGTGGCTGGACGACATCGTCGACGAGCCGGCCGCGGGAGCCACCCCCGCCACCATCACCGCGGAACTCCACACGGTCGAACAAAGGTTCTTCTCGGCACTTGCCGCCGGTCACAGCGACGATCCGCTGTTCGCTTCCGTCATCGACACCTCCGCTCGCTACGAGATCGCGAACCGGCATTTCCGCGCGTTCTTCCGATCGATGCGGATGGACCTCACGGTGACCGACTACCCGCGGCGGTCGGCGCTCGACGAGTACGTGCACGGCTCGGCGGAGGTCATCGGCCTGCAGGTGCTGCCCGTGCTCGGCACCGTCACCGGCCGCGACGAGGCGGCGCCACACGCCGCGGCGCTGGGTAAAGCGTTCCAGCTCACCAATTTCCTGCGCGACGTCGGCGAGGACCTCGCCCGCGACCGCGTCTACCTCCCGGCCGACGAGCTCGCCGCGTTCGGTGTGGACCGCGACCGCCTGGGCTGGTGCGCCGACCGCGGCCTCGTGGACCGGCCGGTGCGGGAGGCCCTCGCGGCCCAGATCGCCGTCACCCGGACGCTCTACGACCGGGCGCGGCCGGGGATCGCCATGCTGCATCCGGTGTCCCGGGCCTGCGTGGCCACCGCTTTCCGGCTCTACGCGGAGATCCTCGACCGCATCGAGCGCGCGGGGTACAACGTCTTCGCCCACCGGGCGGTGGTGCCGCGCCGGCGTCGGCTGGTGGTCGCGGCCGGCGCGCTCGGCCGGGCCCAGTGGCTGCAGCTGCGAAATCCTTCGCCGCTACCGCCGGCGGGAGCGTAACCGTGGGGAAGCTGGAATACCTGGCCGTGCTCGGTGCCTGCGTTCTGGTCACGTTGCCGCTCGAACTGGCGGGAGCCCGGGTGTACCGCCGCCCGCGCCGGCTGGCCCGCGCAGTGGTGCCCGTGGCACTCGTGTTCCTGGTGTGGGACGCCCTCGCCATCGCGGGCGGGGTGTGGGACTACGCGCCCGAGAGCCTCACCGGGATCCGGGCACCGTTCGGCATCCCGCTCGAAGAGGTCCTGTTCTTCGTCGTCATCCCGATCTGCGGCGTCCTGACCTATGAGGCGGTGGGCCTGACGCTGACAGCGTTGCGGCACCGCGCCGCGCGGCGGATGCGGCGATGATCCCCTGGGGCTACACCGTGCCCGCGGTCGCCGCGGTGCTCGCGGTCGTCGCACTGGAGCTGCTGGCCCTGCGGACCGGCCTGTTCCGCAAGCCCGGCTACTGGATCACCATCGCCGTCGTGACCGGCTTCCAGATCCCGGTGGACGGGTGGCTGACCAAGACCTCCCGCGCGATCGTGCGGTACTCCCCCGAACACATCTCCGGGCTCCGCTTCCCCTGGGACATCCCGATCGAGGACTTCCTCTTCGGGTACGCACTGG
The sequence above is a segment of the Amycolatopsis sp. 2-15 genome. Coding sequences within it:
- a CDS encoding SDR family oxidoreductase: MVVNLTNSPTFDEASLAFFQASMDNLLAAAEKAGIGHFVILSIVGVDQVSGLDYYRAKTLQEDLLKAGPVPYSIVRATQFMEFIDSVLSWTADDDTVRLPETLLQPVAAADVAATVAEVAAGAPLNGTLDLGGPDTYPLDELGRITLAAKGDSRTVTVDNNAGVFGAVTDAVLTTKDGARIAPTRYADWLK
- a CDS encoding alkaline phosphatase D family protein, whose amino-acid sequence is MATFSLDRRRFLTLAGGTVGAVALGAGQLAEAAELDPAPFTLGVASGEPDHTSVVLWTRLAPDPLDAATGGMPAEPVQVTWELARDEGFRHVIARGAVTAMPESAHTVHVLATDLAPDRWYWYRFTADGVRSRTGRTRTLPAPGAKPDVMRFAFVSCQSWAGGPYPAYRDLAGQDLDFVVHLGDYIYETTKGGLDEFRRLHALYKTSPDLRAAHARFPFFLTWDDHEVQNNYAGDVAGGAGDGRPFLERRANGYQAYYEHLPMRPEQQAHGPDALMYRRMSFGRLAEFSILDTRQYRSDQALGDGRKEPTGEVFDPARTLTGPEQERWLLDGLAASKATWNVIAQQTIMAQFDYDLGPGKIVNLDQWDGYPPARARILDFIARERPANPVVLSGDWHTHWVNDLKTDFDDPHSRTIATEFVGTSISSGAGWDADVRLGLPANPHVKFYNGTYRGYVKCVVTREKWRSDLRIVLNASDAASPAYTIAAYEVRDGVPGAYRVDDGDGLAGVVTDRANGKPLGNVEVAVHREDGSRLVAVTTDPAGEYVAFAPAGAYTLRVNGVGYDLASVPVQIGATGGSTVDFRLTRSVAGAATGRTVPGPQSQATASDFVLANDLLALAISAGTTDPQLPGVTLGKPLDLAALGHLDQLDWMNLPYASAAQPRGGNAWQQLTVRATAVELISPTEVRVTGASTAVAGIGVVTTFGVRTGEPWVRAETVFTNTADAARTFWLGDVLDHDGTGQRSGIAGHGTITASAPADFTPTAPWLGMTGSDRQTYGLLYDEPGFTVYACGIWAMTQRQITLAPGAAFTLGRRIAALDNGGGADPFAVLAGL
- a CDS encoding TraR/DksA family transcriptional regulator, translating into MLVRAQVQALLRQAQDELVALGQAAERVHAGVYETCERCGGPISEGRLAALPARRTCIACANRM
- a CDS encoding DUF5914 domain-containing protein, whose product is MGFRHRLDRRWPEGWPIRPFGEPRWAAQRPTFAECNPAVIDAAVERAEARPSGNWYMLAASRQVRPDRPFGRSIGGRELVAWRTRSGDVRAGPGVCPHLGAPLAEARLDCDELVCRWHGLRVGDRRRAGWSPLPVFDDGVLVWARLDQLGGEPPTAQPTVPARPRQSGSVDAVATVIGVCEPADVVANRLDPWHGAWFHPYSFARLKVLEAPLGTDVDDRFLVEVTFRLAGRWGVPVVAEFFCPGPRTVVMRIVEGEGVGSVVETHATPLGVGVDGRPRTAVIEAVVAASERAGFAVARKAAGALRPLIRRTAERLWRDDLAYAERRYLLRTTDPVRGTPARSSEAGDD
- a CDS encoding polyprenyl synthetase family protein; the protein is MATTPESVIPAAAGPRDWLTALGEGLSARVGEFVARRCDEQFTGRCEGALAVTALPEFVRGGKFLRSMFAYVGWCCGAPEDDAAVRAVASLELLHCFALAQDDVMDAADLRRGRPALHTQFARWHQDQGWSGSPARFGESAAILSGDLFLVWSEQMLRESGLPAATLSRGWPLYDAMRSELATGQLADLVNDARTVPSWLAVLDVLRRKSGNYTVRRPLELGAALAGSDARVSRALGVYGGLVGEAFQFRDDVLGVFGDPDVTGKPVGQDLRDRKASSVVALAVTMADTTLRRELERLLSREAVDDATVVAMRDAITASGAPDQLEKLIDKQVRRALDAIDSADVPARMAETLAVLAARCTERVR
- a CDS encoding phytoene/squalene synthase family protein, whose product is MTRKELDAAGIHDPALRSAYQRCRTLNARHGRTYFLATRLLSPPQRPPVHALYGFARWLDDIVDEPAAGATPATITAELHTVEQRFFSALAAGHSDDPLFASVIDTSARYEIANRHFRAFFRSMRMDLTVTDYPRRSALDEYVHGSAEVIGLQVLPVLGTVTGRDEAAPHAAALGKAFQLTNFLRDVGEDLARDRVYLPADELAAFGVDRDRLGWCADRGLVDRPVREALAAQIAVTRTLYDRARPGIAMLHPVSRACVATAFRLYAEILDRIERAGYNVFAHRAVVPRRRRLVVAAGALGRAQWLQLRNPSPLPPAGA
- a CDS encoding lycopene cyclase domain-containing protein; this encodes MGKLEYLAVLGACVLVTLPLELAGARVYRRPRRLARAVVPVALVFLVWDALAIAGGVWDYAPESLTGIRAPFGIPLEEVLFFVVIPICGVLTYEAVGLTLTALRHRAARRMRR
- a CDS encoding lycopene cyclase domain-containing protein yields the protein MIPWGYTVPAVAAVLAVVALELLALRTGLFRKPGYWITIAVVTGFQIPVDGWLTKTSRAIVRYSPEHISGLRFPWDIPIEDFLFGYALVMAVLLLWERAAQKEDPE